The following coding sequences lie in one Candidatus Zixiibacteriota bacterium genomic window:
- a CDS encoding sigma-54 dependent transcriptional regulator, whose amino-acid sequence MPGKILVVDDEQSMCDFMEIMLSKEGYEVDTVISPLEAVKITVNRNYDLIIADLMMPEMSGLELLKEIKGRRPELDFIVMTAFASVDTAIEAMKQGALDYISKPFKVDEIKLVIEKSINRKKMRKENESLKKQLKQDFSLENFIGQSAEIIELKKLVQRVSGTDSTVLIRGESGTGKDLIARAIHTSSPRAAGPFVTINCAALPETLLESELFGYKKGSFTGAIKDKEGLFKVADGGTFFLDEVGNISLTIQMKLLRVLEDKIITPVGETKPIEVDVRLISATNADLEEDVKAGRFRSDLFYRLNVIPVYIPTLRERGDDIPLLVNHFVAKYCRRDGVDLKTISPEAMQALHKYDWPGNVRELENCIERAVLLCRSEIIEPADFPAKILETKPSSIIAPETPETPTLESIEKAYIYYIMNQAEGKKSKAAEMLGIDSSTLYRKLERYKLGEKVKGT is encoded by the coding sequence ATGCCGGGAAAGATACTGGTGGTGGATGATGAGCAGTCGATGTGCGACTTCATGGAAATCATGTTATCCAAAGAAGGGTACGAGGTCGATACGGTTATCTCCCCACTGGAGGCGGTAAAAATAACAGTCAACCGGAATTATGATTTGATTATTGCCGACCTGATGATGCCGGAAATGAGTGGTCTGGAGCTTCTCAAAGAGATTAAGGGGCGGCGTCCGGAACTGGATTTTATCGTCATGACCGCTTTCGCCTCGGTCGATACGGCTATTGAAGCGATGAAACAGGGGGCGCTGGATTATATTTCCAAACCCTTCAAAGTGGATGAAATAAAGCTGGTCATTGAAAAATCGATCAACCGGAAGAAGATGAGAAAAGAAAATGAGAGTCTTAAGAAGCAGTTGAAGCAGGATTTTTCTCTTGAGAATTTCATCGGACAATCGGCGGAGATAATAGAACTCAAGAAGCTGGTTCAGAGGGTATCGGGAACCGACTCGACGGTGCTGATTCGAGGGGAGTCGGGCACCGGGAAAGATCTTATCGCCCGCGCCATACATACTTCCTCGCCCCGGGCCGCGGGGCCTTTTGTGACGATCAATTGTGCCGCCCTGCCCGAGACATTGCTGGAGTCGGAGCTTTTTGGATATAAGAAAGGCTCCTTTACCGGCGCCATTAAGGACAAGGAGGGATTGTTCAAGGTGGCCGACGGCGGCACATTCTTTCTCGATGAGGTTGGCAATATCTCACTGACCATACAGATGAAATTATTGCGAGTGCTTGAGGACAAGATCATCACTCCGGTCGGCGAAACCAAACCAATCGAAGTGGATGTTCGGTTAATTTCCGCCACCAACGCTGATCTGGAGGAGGATGTCAAAGCAGGTCGTTTTCGTTCCGATCTTTTCTATCGGCTGAACGTGATACCGGTCTATATCCCCACGCTTCGCGAAAGAGGTGATGACATACCACTTCTGGTGAACCATTTTGTAGCCAAGTATTGTCGGCGGGACGGTGTGGATTTGAAGACCATTAGTCCCGAGGCGATGCAGGCGCTTCATAAATATGACTGGCCCGGTAACGTCCGGGAGCTGGAAAACTGCATTGAGCGCGCGGTGCTTCTTTGTCGAAGCGAGATAATCGAACCGGCCGATTTTCCCGCCAAAATTCTTGAAACTAAGCCCTCGTCAATCATTGCTCCCGAGACTCCCGAAACCCCGACGCTCGAGTCAATTGAAAAGGCCTATATATATTATATAATGAATCAGGCGGAGGGGAAGAAATCGAAGGCGGCGGAAATGCTCGGCATCGACAGCTCCACATTGTATCGGAAGCTGGAGCGGTACAAACTGGGAGAGAAGGTCAAAGGGACCTGA
- a CDS encoding DUF2723 domain-containing protein has translation MVKHDLGYTYSRPGRFRRYSDIVLPVLVLLGAMVLFLRTMAPSVFWGDSAAFATSNSILGLPHSPSFPLYTMLGRLFNLIPHMDPAFASNLMSAFFAALSVMVFFLLIKQMAEVPIIQASRKKTFLAERPIILSRTDAENQLQIVEVDNISKPAAVILPCLVATALYAISLPVWLSGVRAEVYSLHLFLTLLSVWISFIGITKGRKRIFFLGVWLYALTFANHPLLAMAFAPAFLYLIIANFSGIGFRPAVVTLVLLFFAMSFSIYFYLPIRSSLDPAINWGRPDSLESFVVALTRSSDMANFSQLTVAPDYLLRLRKIGDFMAGQIGWPLIGLTLVGLWGAFKVSRKLFFFFPLAIIFNLAIVLWAADFNPRNYDLVNYLAPLTALILMVSVAGVLYLLRTRIVAGQASFLMAVLVGVFIYLNAGSNYAKADFSKVNGPEILSSEITRGLPAGTLVIVAEDDVILPLWYYSYVESSAARLNIISAGAMINPQYRKQLTVHNPALIYPPGFINESSVKPDSLVAALCRLNAPKRDIYIQFGVPGIEAAQVEPSGILFKYNGGNGQAKIDKENLKPHLELTQRLLLGNQQEIQVIEFCGRWLFNTAIYYERMNSPELAWQLFNQALNVDKGNVDMRVRLAAALARAGKYKEALQYISQALEIDPNDKNSLELGRHIVKALEKSGTVAAND, from the coding sequence ATGGTAAAGCATGATTTGGGCTATACTTATTCGAGACCGGGAAGGTTCAGGCGGTATTCCGATATAGTTCTTCCGGTCCTGGTCCTTCTCGGGGCGATGGTTCTCTTTCTGCGAACCATGGCTCCCTCGGTTTTCTGGGGTGATTCCGCCGCATTTGCAACCAGTAATTCCATTCTGGGCCTGCCACATTCCCCATCATTTCCTCTTTATACCATGCTGGGGAGGCTGTTCAATCTGATCCCTCATATGGATCCGGCATTCGCCTCGAATTTGATGTCGGCTTTCTTTGCGGCGCTATCAGTCATGGTCTTTTTCCTGCTGATCAAGCAAATGGCGGAAGTGCCGATCATCCAGGCCAGTCGCAAGAAAACCTTTCTTGCCGAGCGCCCCATAATTCTCAGTCGTACTGATGCCGAAAATCAGCTCCAGATTGTGGAGGTTGATAATATTTCCAAACCGGCGGCGGTTATTCTTCCTTGCTTGGTGGCCACGGCACTCTATGCGATATCATTGCCGGTCTGGTTGTCGGGAGTCCGTGCCGAGGTGTACTCATTGCACCTTTTTCTCACGCTTCTTTCCGTGTGGATATCATTCATAGGAATTACCAAAGGCAGAAAACGGATATTTTTTCTGGGAGTCTGGCTTTATGCGCTTACCTTTGCTAATCATCCGTTATTGGCCATGGCCTTTGCCCCGGCTTTCCTGTATTTGATCATAGCCAATTTCTCCGGTATTGGATTCCGGCCGGCGGTAGTAACTCTGGTGCTTCTCTTCTTTGCCATGTCATTTTCGATATATTTTTATCTGCCGATTCGTTCATCACTTGATCCGGCCATCAACTGGGGGCGTCCGGACAGTCTGGAATCCTTTGTCGTCGCCCTGACCCGTTCCTCGGATATGGCCAATTTTTCTCAATTGACGGTGGCGCCGGATTATTTACTGCGTCTTCGGAAAATAGGCGATTTTATGGCCGGGCAGATCGGCTGGCCGCTGATCGGACTGACTCTTGTCGGTCTCTGGGGTGCTTTCAAGGTTTCGCGGAAATTGTTTTTCTTCTTTCCGCTCGCGATAATTTTCAATCTGGCGATCGTTCTCTGGGCTGCCGATTTCAATCCCAGGAATTATGACCTGGTCAATTATCTGGCTCCGCTGACCGCACTTATTTTGATGGTCAGTGTGGCGGGGGTGCTCTATCTTCTGAGAACACGTATAGTTGCCGGGCAGGCTTCCTTTCTCATGGCGGTGCTGGTCGGCGTTTTCATATATTTGAATGCCGGTTCCAATTATGCGAAGGCGGATTTCTCGAAAGTGAACGGCCCCGAAATTCTCAGCAGTGAAATTACCAGAGGACTTCCGGCCGGCACGCTGGTAATTGTTGCCGAGGATGATGTTATTCTGCCGCTCTGGTACTATTCCTATGTCGAATCCTCCGCCGCGCGGTTGAACATTATCTCGGCGGGGGCCATGATCAATCCTCAATATCGAAAGCAACTAACCGTGCACAATCCGGCTCTGATTTATCCGCCGGGTTTTATCAATGAATCATCGGTTAAGCCGGACAGTCTGGTTGCGGCACTCTGCCGCCTTAATGCGCCCAAGCGGGATATTTATATCCAATTTGGGGTTCCCGGTATCGAGGCGGCTCAGGTGGAACCATCAGGAATACTTTTCAAATATAACGGCGGGAATGGTCAAGCAAAAATCGACAAGGAGAATCTCAAGCCGCATCTGGAATTAACGCAGAGACTGCTGCTGGGGAATCAGCAGGAGATTCAAGTCATCGAATTCTGCGGGCGCTGGTTATTCAACACCGCCATTTACTATGAACGTATGAATTCCCCGGAACTGGCCTGGCAACTATTCAACCAGGCGCTGAATGTTGATAAGGGGAATGTCGATATGCGGGTGCGGCTGGCGGCGGCTCTGGCGCGCGCGGGCAAGTATAAGGAGGCGCTGCAATATATTTCACAGGCCCTTGAAATTGACCCCAACGATAAGAACAGCCTTGAGCTGGGGCGGCATATTGTCAAAGCTCTGGAAAAATCGGGAACGGTGGCGGCCAATGATTGA
- a CDS encoding glycosyltransferase has translation MIEISVVIPVFNESENLPRNLLRMAAALGVTGKEFEILPVDDGSRDDTAMKIKQIAREDNRIRYVGYRQNAGRGKAIRTGIKAARGRYILTIDCDLSYSEEYLPLMYQLLIDNPETDFVIGSPYMDQGRTEKVPFKRLAISRLGNVILSAAMRGKIKTLTGVLRGYRAEAVKRLDLESDGKEIHLEILSKALASGYRPLEFPAVLQSRKKGKSKFKFRATATSHLIFSFFERPSLLFGIIGLLLIATGLGLGGYMIYLWQTGSLNPARPLMTLMVLLLVSGLQVILFGFLGTQLVGLRKEIYKIQRNQHTLEDRLEGTANAEKSNTAADRYELSEMIGHDTVKSPTPNQ, from the coding sequence ATGATTGAGATTTCGGTTGTTATCCCGGTTTTCAATGAATCGGAGAACCTTCCGAGAAACCTTTTGCGGATGGCCGCGGCCCTGGGTGTCACCGGCAAAGAGTTCGAAATTCTCCCTGTGGATGACGGCTCCAGGGACGATACCGCGATGAAGATCAAGCAGATCGCACGCGAAGACAACCGGATACGATATGTCGGCTACCGGCAGAATGCAGGGAGAGGCAAGGCGATTCGAACCGGCATCAAAGCGGCGCGAGGGCGATATATTCTGACCATCGATTGCGACCTGTCGTACTCGGAAGAATATCTTCCGCTGATGTACCAATTGTTAATTGACAATCCCGAGACAGATTTTGTGATCGGTTCGCCTTATATGGATCAGGGCCGGACCGAGAAGGTGCCGTTCAAGCGGCTGGCGATTTCGCGTCTGGGAAATGTCATTCTTTCGGCCGCCATGCGGGGGAAAATCAAGACGCTGACCGGCGTCCTACGCGGGTACCGGGCCGAGGCGGTCAAACGGCTCGACCTGGAATCTGACGGCAAAGAAATTCACCTTGAAATTCTCTCCAAAGCGCTTGCTTCGGGGTACCGGCCGCTGGAGTTTCCGGCGGTTCTTCAATCGCGCAAAAAGGGGAAATCGAAATTCAAATTTCGGGCGACCGCGACCTCACATTTGATATTCTCCTTTTTCGAAAGGCCCTCACTTCTCTTTGGAATAATCGGTTTGCTTCTCATCGCGACCGGTTTGGGACTGGGTGGATATATGATCTATCTCTGGCAAACCGGCTCTCTCAATCCGGCGCGGCCCCTTATGACTCTGATGGTGCTTCTTCTGGTGTCGGGTTTGCAGGTTATTCTTTTCGGATTTCTCGGAACCCAGCTGGTTGGTCTGCGCAAGGAAATCTACAAAATTCAGCGTAACCAGCATACGCTGGAGGATCGTCTTGAAGGCACCGCCAATGCGGAAAAATCGAATACCGCCGCCGACCGTTATGAATTATCGGAGATGATAGGCCATGATACCGTCAAATCGCCTACTCCTAATCAGTAA
- a CDS encoding glycosyltransferase — protein MIPSNRLLLISNRYPAGPNDTASPFVYDFRKALEQRGLEIDIVTPHYQSPRDDYRYIDDRVHPFQWSDGRKVISQLPLYNPLSLFKMRRYLRNGYKTAAKLLDKQEYSAIMALWALPSGYIASRLSRQYNIPYAVWALGSDINCWATKPFVGRLTVSVLKKADILYADGYELAMKVQALSDKDCRFIPSFHSIEFEKVPYESSEKYFLCPGRVEKGKGVFDLLEAFRLFHSSHNDWKLYYVGAGRAENDLQRKIVSQRLEKSVRCFGYLERKAFNRLVRLAVAVIIPSHSDSLPLTFGEAMQLGRPVITSDVGDMPYLVDRYKVGYHFPAGDIGALAERMDWMNRASTDFAASCPAVVKILDIRNAAEAVTKWLDTLTLKEKVPDYDYARA, from the coding sequence ATGATACCGTCAAATCGCCTACTCCTAATCAGTAACCGCTACCCGGCGGGGCCGAATGATACCGCTTCGCCCTTTGTCTATGATTTCCGAAAGGCCCTCGAGCAGCGCGGACTTGAGATCGATATTGTCACGCCACATTATCAGTCACCGAGAGATGATTATCGTTATATCGATGACAGGGTGCATCCGTTTCAATGGTCTGATGGCCGAAAGGTAATTTCCCAATTGCCGCTTTATAATCCTTTGAGTCTATTTAAAATGAGGCGCTACCTGCGGAATGGATATAAGACTGCGGCAAAGCTTTTGGATAAGCAAGAGTATTCTGCCATAATGGCGCTCTGGGCGCTCCCATCGGGGTATATCGCCTCCCGTCTCTCGAGGCAATATAATATTCCTTATGCCGTCTGGGCGCTCGGGTCCGATATCAATTGCTGGGCCACCAAGCCGTTTGTCGGTCGGCTGACCGTCAGTGTTCTTAAGAAAGCCGATATCCTCTACGCCGATGGGTACGAATTGGCCATGAAAGTGCAGGCTCTGTCCGATAAAGATTGCCGCTTCATCCCCAGTTTCCATTCCATTGAATTCGAAAAAGTCCCCTATGAATCCAGTGAAAAATATTTTCTTTGCCCGGGCCGGGTGGAAAAAGGCAAGGGTGTTTTCGACCTGCTGGAAGCGTTTCGTCTTTTTCATTCCAGTCATAATGATTGGAAATTGTACTATGTCGGCGCCGGCCGGGCCGAAAATGATTTGCAGAGGAAAATAGTATCACAACGGCTTGAGAAATCAGTGCGCTGCTTCGGTTATCTGGAGCGGAAAGCATTCAATCGCCTGGTACGACTGGCCGTGGCTGTGATCATCCCCTCTCATTCCGATTCGTTGCCGCTCACTTTCGGCGAAGCGATGCAGCTTGGGCGGCCGGTGATTACCTCCGATGTCGGCGATATGCCATATCTGGTCGACCGCTATAAGGTCGGATATCACTTTCCAGCAGGGGATATAGGCGCTCTGGCCGAAAGGATGGATTGGATGAATCGGGCAAGCACCGACTTTGCGGCCAGTTGTCCGGCGGTAGTAAAGATACTGGATATCCGCAACGCCGCCGAAGCAGTTACCAAATGGCTTGATACATTGACGCTGAAAGAGAAAGTGCCTGACTATGACTATGCCCGGGCTTGA
- a CDS encoding methyltransferase domain-containing protein: MTMPGLEEKKTYFDQYWQEQRAEIADPRAHQRAEYIYNLLEQKSGTLFDAGCGRGVALGFFADRGYDVGGADISPLMVAKLVQEGYNVCLADLEKGSLPGKYDIVICLEVLQQLYDPLSVLLKLKEALNADGEMVVSVPNEFHIVSRLRLLFGRSHLGHYDHSHIRLFAPSRDRSLLDHAGLEITGSARVAIVPPRWKILAGIFHPLAQLFPSLFALSSIYILRKK, from the coding sequence ATGACTATGCCCGGGCTTGAAGAGAAAAAAACATATTTTGATCAGTACTGGCAGGAGCAGCGGGCCGAGATCGCCGACCCGCGCGCTCATCAGAGGGCGGAGTACATCTATAACCTTCTGGAGCAGAAAAGCGGGACGCTCTTTGATGCCGGGTGCGGACGAGGGGTGGCGCTCGGTTTTTTTGCTGACCGCGGCTATGATGTCGGCGGCGCCGACATTTCGCCCTTGATGGTTGCAAAGCTGGTACAGGAGGGATACAACGTCTGTCTTGCCGACCTGGAAAAGGGGAGTCTTCCGGGGAAATATGATATTGTCATCTGCCTTGAGGTTCTTCAGCAACTGTATGACCCGCTCTCGGTTCTATTGAAACTCAAAGAAGCCCTTAATGCGGATGGCGAAATGGTCGTGTCGGTTCCCAATGAATTTCATATTGTTTCCCGTTTGCGTCTTCTTTTCGGGCGATCGCATCTGGGACATTATGACCATTCCCATATCCGGCTCTTTGCACCCTCACGAGACAGATCTCTTCTTGATCATGCCGGCCTTGAAATAACCGGCTCTGCCAGGGTAGCGATTGTGCCGCCGCGATGGAAAATTCTCGCGGGCATATTTCATCCTCTGGCGCAACTTTTTCCTTCACTGTTTGCTCTGTCATCGATATACATCCTGAGGAAGAAATGA
- a CDS encoding class I SAM-dependent methyltransferase gives MKVADRTRVNETMGTFSERFPVLYDIAGREKKANKVIAVCRHFSPRPLEELVCLDLGASTGIMTERFAANFKRVIALDIDKRGLWYGQSSSLARNIDYICSDGTAMGLADSSVDVVICNQIYEHVDNQSGLMAEIYRVLKYDGFCYFGAGNRYVVIEGHYFLPFLSWLPNRVADIYMLVTGKSGKYDVRLLSLRRLKTLTKDFWCHDYTGMIFENPKLFHADDIIRPGNLISRLPRWLYRLAYHLFPAWVWVLTRKK, from the coding sequence ATGAAAGTAGCCGACCGCACCCGCGTTAACGAAACCATGGGAACTTTCTCGGAGCGTTTCCCGGTGCTGTATGATATTGCCGGACGGGAGAAGAAGGCGAATAAAGTCATCGCCGTCTGCCGTCATTTCTCGCCGCGGCCGCTGGAGGAACTGGTTTGCCTTGACCTGGGCGCATCAACCGGTATCATGACCGAACGGTTTGCCGCCAATTTCAAACGGGTGATTGCCCTTGATATTGACAAACGGGGGCTCTGGTACGGCCAAAGCAGCAGTCTTGCACGCAATATCGATTATATTTGCTCCGATGGCACCGCCATGGGGCTGGCCGACAGCTCGGTTGATGTTGTTATCTGCAATCAGATTTATGAGCATGTCGATAATCAGTCGGGCCTGATGGCGGAGATTTATCGGGTCTTAAAATATGACGGTTTTTGCTATTTTGGAGCGGGCAACCGGTATGTCGTTATCGAAGGGCATTATTTCCTGCCTTTTCTTTCATGGTTGCCGAACCGGGTGGCCGATATATATATGCTCGTGACCGGCAAATCGGGGAAATATGATGTCAGGCTTCTCTCGCTCCGGAGACTTAAGACGCTGACCAAAGATTTCTGGTGTCACGATTATACCGGGATGATTTTTGAGAACCCGAAACTCTTCCATGCCGACGACATAATCCGGCCGGGGAATCTAATTTCGCGGCTGCCCCGCTGGCTATATCGCCTTGCCTACCATCTTTTCCCGGCCTGGGTCTGGGTGCTGACTAGAAAGAAATGA
- a CDS encoding HEAT repeat domain-containing protein, giving the protein MNRILKSILILIFLLTGVTFSQSVPMDDIDRRVDTLFIIASSGMVMFQRMVQPATDSLVAMGAKSVPRLIEKYVTQDARERQNINSILVKIGKPAVPYLVEALNLPNAEQVSRICSTLGEIKDSAAVKGLISVSAHGDWRVRSEAVGALGKIGDKNSDRTVVKLLSDRVEIVRKSAAVSAGLLHIEESLPMLVHMLADNFYGARMCASEALVKFGPEAVKVIADSLYSADSLVGNLGCTTLGMIGGDTVATALGVQLESSSPIRRALAAAAVLLSNSPIACSYVELLKPHETDSTVIFFIDKVLAKYATR; this is encoded by the coding sequence ATGAATAGAATCCTGAAATCGATATTGATACTGATATTTCTCCTGACGGGAGTTACCTTCTCCCAGAGTGTCCCGATGGATGATATCGATCGCAGGGTAGATACACTTTTTATTATAGCTTCCTCGGGCATGGTGATGTTTCAGAGGATGGTGCAACCGGCCACCGACTCGCTTGTGGCAATGGGGGCCAAGTCCGTTCCCCGTCTGATCGAAAAATATGTTACGCAGGACGCCCGCGAACGACAGAACATAAACAGTATTCTGGTCAAAATCGGCAAGCCGGCGGTACCTTATCTGGTCGAGGCCTTGAATCTTCCCAATGCCGAACAGGTCTCACGGATATGCAGCACGCTGGGTGAGATAAAGGATTCCGCGGCCGTGAAGGGATTGATTTCGGTCTCTGCTCATGGTGATTGGCGGGTACGCTCCGAAGCGGTCGGTGCTCTTGGAAAAATCGGAGATAAGAACAGTGACCGCACCGTGGTGAAGCTCCTTTCCGACCGAGTGGAGATAGTACGCAAGTCGGCGGCGGTTTCGGCGGGACTTCTGCACATCGAAGAGTCGCTGCCGATGCTGGTGCATATGCTGGCCGACAACTTCTATGGCGCCCGGATGTGTGCCTCCGAAGCGCTGGTTAAATTCGGCCCCGAGGCGGTCAAAGTTATTGCCGATTCGCTTTATTCGGCCGACTCTCTGGTAGGGAATCTTGGATGCACCACACTGGGAATGATCGGCGGTGATACGGTGGCTACGGCACTGGGGGTGCAACTGGAATCATCCTCGCCCATTCGGCGCGCATTGGCGGCCGCGGCCGTGCTTCTTTCCAACTCGCCGATTGCTTGCAGTTATGTGGAGCTATTGAAACCGCACGAAACCGATTCAACCGTAATTTTCTTTATAGATAAAGTTCTCGCCAAATATGCTACGCGATAA
- a CDS encoding ribonuclease H-like domain-containing protein codes for MLRDKLNRLSSQIVRPQPSSVNSRKDDRYLRAAEALQGEIISSSDGTFLEIVTDFEATYSHGRSTFYELSQPTDLRKGYFLNARVNEMIDREKLLFFDMETTGLSGGSGTVPFLIGCGSMVDERFQVRQYFLPDYPDEAAMLEAVRAEISDETIIVSYNGKSFDLPILVDRLILHRIERNLKIADHIDLLHPVRKLYKRRLKDCTLGNVERSILEFFRYDDIPGYLVPAVYFNWLATQETGELARVVRHNLNDIVSLYFILYHIADILENPSARIKEPEDVYSLARLLEKKGDHEGLCRLIEDFHALLWDEGRHDILFFHSLSYKRNGVFLRAVEIWKKISITDSPEAFFAGIELAKFYEHRARDISRALQHAVQAEKRCPRHRGLTLELEKRIGRLKRKLSS; via the coding sequence ATGCTACGCGATAAGCTTAATCGGCTGTCATCGCAAATCGTGCGGCCGCAGCCATCGTCTGTCAATTCCCGGAAAGATGATCGATATCTTCGGGCGGCGGAGGCATTACAAGGAGAAATCATTTCCTCTTCCGACGGCACTTTTCTTGAGATAGTCACCGATTTTGAGGCAACTTATTCGCATGGCCGATCCACCTTCTATGAATTATCTCAACCAACCGATCTTCGAAAAGGATATTTCCTCAATGCCCGCGTCAATGAAATGATAGATCGGGAAAAACTCCTTTTCTTCGATATGGAAACGACCGGCCTTTCCGGTGGCTCGGGGACAGTGCCCTTTCTTATCGGATGCGGCTCGATGGTCGATGAACGTTTTCAGGTGCGGCAGTATTTTTTGCCCGACTACCCTGACGAGGCCGCCATGCTTGAGGCGGTTCGCGCGGAGATAAGCGATGAAACTATCATTGTCAGCTACAACGGTAAATCGTTTGACCTGCCGATTCTGGTAGACCGTCTGATTCTTCATCGAATAGAAAGAAATCTCAAGATTGCCGATCATATCGACCTTCTCCATCCTGTTCGAAAACTATACAAGCGTCGATTGAAAGACTGCACTCTTGGCAATGTTGAACGTTCCATCCTGGAATTTTTCCGATATGATGATATCCCAGGGTATCTGGTGCCGGCGGTTTACTTCAACTGGCTGGCCACACAGGAGACCGGCGAGCTGGCGCGGGTTGTCCGGCATAATCTCAACGACATTGTTTCGCTCTATTTCATCCTGTATCATATTGCCGATATCCTGGAGAACCCCTCGGCCCGGATAAAGGAGCCGGAAGATGTTTATTCGCTTGCCCGGCTACTTGAGAAGAAGGGCGACCATGAGGGGCTGTGTCGGCTGATCGAGGATTTTCACGCCCTTCTCTGGGATGAAGGACGCCATGACATACTCTTTTTTCACTCTCTCTCTTATAAACGGAACGGAGTTTTTCTCCGGGCGGTTGAAATCTGGAAGAAAATATCAATCACAGATTCGCCCGAGGCTTTTTTTGCCGGCATCGAACTGGCAAAATTCTACGAACACCGGGCAAGGGATATCTCCCGAGCTCTGCAGCACGCCGTTCAGGCCGAAAAACGGTGTCCGAGGCATCGCGGGCTGACGCTCGAGCTGGAAAAGAGAATCGGCCGGCTGAAAAGAAAGCTTTCATCGTAG
- a CDS encoding HDOD domain-containing protein, whose amino-acid sequence MTQDIFLKIINDHKELASLPQVLVEVLRVSSDPDSSASELAAVIMKDPALTAKLLRVVNSSFYGRVQKITTINQSVVTLGQRTVTAIALSSSIYDKINRVDGSIDRKRFWRHSLEVAMGARMIAEAVGYEPAEEAFVAGLLHEIGALVLESSFPAEFKRVWKLVEVGENQTVVEERAWGTNHARVGQFLLDQWGVPKSIGEAVGGHHLVMNYGEKAPANQLTQIVNLANQLSKFRVYNMPPPESKMLENKDIIAANLGLTNTAIAKIEENLLEAVVKQSEFLEIEIGSIEEILSEANHLLYKQFLTVENLLRENRIMQQQIARDQVKKAALESLKAIAATFSHYINNATTTILGRAQLVEMGITNGDVIDKKGIAALSAQTIVEGVETISTIVDELKKMTTFETTLYHDDTYIIDVEDKIRKRLQELNSMKAPVGV is encoded by the coding sequence ATGACACAGGATATTTTCCTTAAGATCATAAACGACCATAAAGAACTCGCCTCGCTGCCGCAGGTGCTGGTGGAGGTGCTCCGCGTTTCCTCCGATCCCGATTCATCCGCTTCCGAACTGGCCGCAGTCATCATGAAAGACCCGGCTCTGACGGCCAAACTTCTCCGCGTGGTCAACTCTTCCTTCTACGGCCGGGTGCAGAAAATCACGACGATTAATCAGTCGGTGGTGACACTGGGGCAGAGAACGGTGACCGCCATTGCTCTTTCGAGTTCCATCTATGATAAAATCAATCGCGTGGATGGCTCGATCGATCGCAAGCGGTTCTGGCGTCACTCCCTTGAGGTGGCCATGGGCGCCCGGATGATTGCCGAGGCGGTCGGCTATGAGCCGGCCGAGGAGGCCTTTGTGGCGGGGCTGCTTCATGAAATAGGCGCTCTCGTACTGGAATCCTCATTCCCGGCCGAATTCAAGCGGGTCTGGAAACTGGTCGAGGTGGGGGAGAACCAGACCGTGGTCGAAGAGCGCGCCTGGGGTACCAACCACGCCCGGGTGGGACAATTCCTGCTCGACCAGTGGGGCGTACCCAAGAGTATCGGCGAGGCGGTCGGCGGGCACCATCTGGTAATGAACTATGGTGAAAAGGCGCCCGCAAACCAGCTGACCCAGATTGTCAATCTGGCCAATCAGCTTTCCAAATTCCGGGTTTACAACATGCCGCCCCCGGAATCGAAGATGCTCGAAAACAAGGATATTATCGCCGCCAATCTGGGACTCACCAATACCGCCATTGCCAAAATCGAAGAGAATCTGCTGGAAGCGGTGGTCAAGCAATCGGAGTTTCTGGAAATTGAAATCGGCAGTATTGAAGAGATCCTCAGCGAGGCAAACCACCTTCTTTACAAGCAATTTCTCACCGTGGAAAATCTTCTCCGCGAAAACCGCATCATGCAGCAGCAGATCGCCCGCGACCAGGTGAAGAAGGCGGCGCTGGAATCGCTCAAGGCGATCGCGGCCACTTTCAGCCATTATATCAACAATGCTACCACGACCATTTTGGGGCGGGCGCAATTGGTTGAGATGGGGATCACCAATGGCGATGTTATCGATAAGAAGGGGATCGCGGCGCTCTCGGCACAGACGATTGTGGAGGGGGTCGAGACTATTTCCACGATTGTGGATGAGTTGAAAAAGATGACGACTTTCGAGACGACGTTGTACCATGATGACACCTATATCATCGATGTTGAAGATAAGATCCGCAAGCGGCTGCAAGAGTTGAACAGCATGAAAGCGCCGGTCGGCGTTTAG